The Daucus carota subsp. sativus chromosome 2, DH1 v3.0, whole genome shotgun sequence genome includes a window with the following:
- the LOC108206006 gene encoding 3-oxoacyl-[acyl-carrier-protein] reductase 4 — MATSVAGSAIAAFKLTGASATTDRKISSLGSFSPISKSFQTLNHSLQCRSLSSFASSGVKAQVSTIEKAAVETVKEVEAPVVVVTGASRGIGKAIALALGKAGCKVLVNYARSSKEAEEVCKEIEASGGQALTFGGDVSKEADVESMIKTAVDAWGTVDVLINNAGITRDGLLMRMKTPQWQEVIDLNLTGVFICTQAAAKIMMKKKKGRIINIASVVGLVGNVGQANYSAAKAGVIGFTKAVAKEYSSRNINVNAVAPGFIASDMTAKLGDDIEKKILTTIPLGRYGKPEEVAGLVEFLALNPAASYMTGQVLTIDGGMVM, encoded by the exons ATGGCCACCTCCGTCGCCGGATCTGCTATCGCCGCCTTCAAACTCACCGGAGCCTCTGCGACAACTGACCGGAAAATCTCCAGTTTGGGCAGCTTTTCACCCATTTCGAAATCTTTTCAGACCCTTAATCACAGCTTGCAATGCCGATCACTGTCTTCTTTTGCTTCCTCTG GGGTGAAAGCCCAAGTTTCGACAATTGAGAAAGCAGCTGTGGAAACTGTGAAAGAGGTGGAAGCTCCGGTCGTGGTGGTGACCGGAGCTTCTAGAGGTATTGGCAAGGCTATTGCATTGGCTTTGGGGAAAGCTGGCTGTAAG GTTCTGGTCAATTACGCCAGGTCGTCAAAAGAGGCGGAAGAAGTCTGTAAAGAG ATAGAGGCATCTGGTGGTCAAGCTCTTACTTTTGGAGGCGATGTTTCCAAAGAAGCAGATGTGGAATCAATGATAAAAACT GCGGTTGATGCATGGGGAACAGTTGATGTTCTCATTAACAATGCAG GAATTACCAGGGATGGCCTGTTAATGAGAATGAAGACACCTCAGTGGCAGGAGGTGATTGATCTTAATCTCACGGGTGTATTCATATGCACACAG GCAGCTGCCAAAAttatgatgaagaagaagaag GGACGTATCATCAATATAGCCTCAGTTGTTGGTCTTGTTGGCAATGTGGGGCAAGCAAACTACAGTGCTGCAAAAGCTGGGGTGATTGGCTTTACTAAAGCTGTGGCAAAGGAATACTCGAGCAGAAACATCAAT GTAAATGCTGTGGCTCCAGGATTCATTGCTTCTGATATGACTGCTAAACTTGGAGATGATATTGAAAAAAAGATTTTGACTACAATTCCTTTGG GAAGATATGGCAAACCAGAAGAAGTTGCAGGACTGGTGGAGTTCTTGGCTCTTAATCCTGCAGCAAGTTACATGACTGGACAG GTACTTACAATTGACGGAGGAATGGTAATGTAA